The Pantoea trifolii nucleotide sequence TTGTTGGCGTGGTTCTTCCTGAACTCCTCCATCGGTCTCGGCTTCGTGCAGGGCTTCGCTGGGTTCTTTGATCATCTGCTCAAATATGCCGCCGAAGGCACCAACTTCGTGTTTGGCAATATGAGTGAAAAAGGTCTCGCCTTCTTCTTCCTCAACGTGCTTTGCCCAATCATCTTTATCTCTGCGTTGATTGGTATTTTGCAGCACTTCCGCATCTTACCTTGGGTGATTCGCGGTATTGGTACCGTACTGTCAAAAGTAAACGGTATGGGCAAACTGGAATCTTTCAACGCCGTAAGCTCTCTGATTTTGGGACAGTCAGAAAACTTTATCGCCTATAAAGATATCCTCGGCAAAATGTCACAGCGCCGCATGTACACCATGGCAGCGACCGCCATGTCGACGGTTTCCATGTCAATTGTCGGCGCCTACATGACCATGCTGCAGCCAAAATATGTAGTGGCCGCGCTGGTATTGAACATGTTTAGCACCTTTATCGTGCTGTCGCTGATTAACCCGTACCGCGTCGATAGTGAAGAAGATCTGCAATTGCAGGATCTGCATAAAGGCCAGAGCTTCTTCGAAATGCTGGGCGAATACATCCTCGCCGGTTTTAAAGTAGCGATGATCGTCGCTGCGATGCTGATTGGTTTTATCGCCTTAATCACCGGTCTGAACGCGCTGTTCGATCTGATTTTCGGCATCAGCTTCCAGGGCGTGCTGGGTTATGTGTTCTATCCATTTGCGTGGGTGATGGGCGTTCCTTCACACGAAGCGCTGCAAGTGGGCAGCATCATGGCAACCAAACTGGTTTCCAACGAATTCGTGGCGATGATGGATCTGCAGAAAATCGCTGGTCAGCTGTCACCGCACTCGGAAGGCATTCTCTCGGTGTTCCTCGTCTCCTTTGCTAACTTCTCTTCTATCGGGATTGTGGCGGGCGCGATTAAAGGTCTGCACGAAGAGCAAGGTAACGTGGTTTCACGCTTTGGTCTGAAACTGCTGTACGGTTCAACGCTGGTGAGCGTGCTGTCAGCCGCTATCGCCGGCCTGGTGTTGGCCTTCTGATCAAAGGGGCGAGCTACGGCTCGCCCTTCTCTTCTTATTTATTTCAATCGGTTCTATCCCGCCTCGCCCCGGCTTTTCCCCCGCCATCACCCGCTTCACCGTGAAACGCAAAACCTTTGCACAATATTGAATTTCCGTTCATACCGCCTGCGCCCGTAGTTTTTCTCCATGACGTCACTTCAGGAGAACCGCATGAGCATTCAATTCCTTGGCATGATTGGCCACCGCCTCGCCTCCGAGATTATCCCGGCTAGCGGCCCGCTGTTCGATAAAGAGTACATTGCACGTTTTGCGCGTGCGCATGAAGACGCTGGTTTTGATCGCATTCTGGTGGGCTATTGGTCGGATCAGCCGGATGGCTTTCTGGTGACCGCGCACGCGGCGGCGCACACCTCAACGCTGAAATTTTTGCTGGCGCATCGCCCCGGCTTTGTCTCGCCGACATTAGCGGCGCGCAAACTGGCTTCCCTTGATCACCTCACCGACGGCCGTTTAGCGGTGCACATTATTAGCGGCGGTAGCGATGCCGAGCAGCGCCGCGACGGTGACTTCCTCAACAAAGCCGAGCGTTATGCGCGCAGCAATGAGTTTCTCACCGTGTTGAAGCAGAGCCTCGAATCTGCGCAGCCGTACGATCATCAAGGTCCTTTTTATCAGGTCGAACAGGCGTTTTCGGCCATCAAACCGTTGCAGAAAAAACTGCCTATCTATTTTGGCGGATCGTCGCAGGAAGCGATTGATGTCGCTGCACGGCATGCCGATGTGTTTGCGCTGTGGGGCGAACCGCTGAAAGGTGCTGAGGAGACGGTACGCAACGTGCGCGCTGCTGCTGCCAGACAGGGGCGCGAAATCAACTTCAACATTTCGTTCCGCCCGATTCTTGGCAAAACGGAGAAAGAAGCCTGGGAACGCGCGGAACACATCCGCGCTACGGCA carries:
- a CDS encoding NupC/NupG family nucleoside CNT transporter, producing the protein MSHVLHFILALVVVAVLALLVSNDRKSIRLRFIVQLLVIELLLAWFFLNSSIGLGFVQGFAGFFDHLLKYAAEGTNFVFGNMSEKGLAFFFLNVLCPIIFISALIGILQHFRILPWVIRGIGTVLSKVNGMGKLESFNAVSSLILGQSENFIAYKDILGKMSQRRMYTMAATAMSTVSMSIVGAYMTMLQPKYVVAALVLNMFSTFIVLSLINPYRVDSEEDLQLQDLHKGQSFFEMLGEYILAGFKVAMIVAAMLIGFIALITGLNALFDLIFGISFQGVLGYVFYPFAWVMGVPSHEALQVGSIMATKLVSNEFVAMMDLQKIAGQLSPHSEGILSVFLVSFANFSSIGIVAGAIKGLHEEQGNVVSRFGLKLLYGSTLVSVLSAAIAGLVLAF
- a CDS encoding LLM class flavin-dependent oxidoreductase, which encodes MSIQFLGMIGHRLASEIIPASGPLFDKEYIARFARAHEDAGFDRILVGYWSDQPDGFLVTAHAAAHTSTLKFLLAHRPGFVSPTLAARKLASLDHLTDGRLAVHIISGGSDAEQRRDGDFLNKAERYARSNEFLTVLKQSLESAQPYDHQGPFYQVEQAFSAIKPLQKKLPIYFGGSSQEAIDVAARHADVFALWGEPLKGAEETVRNVRAAAARQGREINFNISFRPILGKTEKEAWERAEHIRATAEKQLNETGFAFGKAKPQSVGAQRLLAAANEGDRLDKVLWTGVAKLVQGGYNSTALVGTPEQVSDALLEYYRLGIHSVLIRGFDPLNDAVEYGRELIPLTREKVHALSAADKRSASV